One part of the Amphiura filiformis chromosome 5, Afil_fr2py, whole genome shotgun sequence genome encodes these proteins:
- the LOC140153201 gene encoding kelch-like protein 28 codes for MDANQLSNEAVSCCAGSTGLNAENAEGGVREVPMYSEQLLEGLHQLRQQEELCDVVLKVDSRRIHAHRVILSSCSPYFKAMFTGSLCEREKEEIEMKSVDDAALSSLIEFAYTGKIKITHANVQALLPAANLLQLRSVKKLCCDFLQSQLHATNCIGISRFADAHACSDLHIAAQKFISQHFEELGDSEEFCLLEYHELANILAKDDLIVSAEESVFEALHSWVNYDPNKRRCYMGKLLHCIRLPLMTLKTLKRLCESNSFIQQNPSCQEQVNRALTYHLRPDERMQVAKEMGYRAKLRGEAKMLCAVGGKSGLFATLDSVEVYHLATDTWSVVAPLSSRSQECTAAVVNQNLYIIGGIKCQLTNGSCYRRHDNNTERWSPETNKWISVAGMHKCRSNHGVAVLNGKIWVLGGYNGESYLRSVECYYPKKNVWKMVAPMIKSRSIFNAAVVDGKLYAIGGYGPNYLNSVERYDPETNSWEMVAPMADKRINFGVGVLHGFIYVVGGHNGAMHLSSVEKYDPHRDTWTAVMPMEMARTGLGVATMDGMLYAAGGHSGATYLDRVECYNPYEDKWTVIKSMLNSRCNFAFAGL; via the exons ATGGATGCAAATCAACTGTCAAACGAGGCCGTATCATGTTGTGCTGGTAGCACAGGATTGAATGCTGAAAATGCGGAAGGCGGTGTACGAGAAGTTCCTATGTATTCTGAACAGCTACTTGAAGGGTTACATCAGTTGAGGCAGCAAGAGGAACTATGTGATGTTGTGTTAAAAGTAGATTCACGTAGGATCCATGCTCATCGTGTGATCCTGTCCAGCTGCTCACCCTATTTCAAGGCAATGTTTACGGGTAGTTTATGcgaaagagaaaaagaagaaattgAGATGAAGTCGGTAGACGATGCTGCGCTGAGCTCGTTGATAGAATTTGCGTACACCGGGAAGATCAAAATTACACATGCCAATGTACAAGCTTTGTTACCTGCTGCTAACTTACTACAACTCAGATCTGTCAAAAAACTTTGCTGTGATTTCTTACAG TCACAACTCCATGCAACTAACTGCATTGGTATCTCAAGATTTGCAGATGCCCATGCCTGCAGTGATCTCCACATTGCTGCTCAGAAGTTCATCTCCCAGCACTTTGAAGAGCTAGGAGACAGTGAAGAATTCTGTTTATTAGAATATCATGAGCTAGCCAACATCCTTGCTAAAGATGACTTGATCGTCTCAGCAGAAGAATCAGTCTTTGAAGCGCTGCACTCTTGGGTGAACTATGACCCCAACAAAAGAAGGTGCTATATGGGTAAACTTTTACACTGTATTCGGCTACCGTTAATGACACTGAAAACTTTGAAGAGACTCTGTGAAagtaattcattcattcaacagAATCCATCATGTCAAGAGCAGGTAAATAGGGCGTTAACCTACCATCTAAGACCAGATGAAAGGATGCAGGTTGCCAAGGAGATGGGATACAGGGCTAAGTTGAGAGGAGAAGCAAAGATGTTGTGTGCTGTTGGAGGGAAGAGTGGTCTCTTTGCTACACTAGACAG TGTGGAAGTATATCATTTAGCAACTGATACATGGAGTGTTGTAGCACCCCTGAGCAGCAGAAGCCAAGAATGCACAGCCGCCGTCGTCAACCAGAATCTCTACATCATCGGCGGAATCAAATGCCAACTCACCAATGGATCCTGTTATCGTCGTCATGACAACAATACCGAAAGATGGAGCCCAGAGACTAATAAATGGATAAGTGTTGCTGGCATGCACAAATGCAGGAGTAATCATGGTGTAGCTGTGCTGAATGGCAAGATCTGGGTGCTTGGTGGGTATAATGGAGAGTCGTATCTACGTAGTGTGGAGTGCTACTATCCAAAGAAGAATGTATGGAAGATGGTGGCTCCTATGATTAAGAGTAGAAGTATCTTCAATGCAGCTGTAGTGGATGGCAAGTTGTATGCGATTGGAGGATATGGCCCAAATTATCTCAATAG TGTTGAGAGATATGATCCTGAGACCAATTCCTGGGAAATGGTGGCTCCGATGGCAGACAAACGAATCAACTTTGGTGTAGGAGTACTTCATGGCTTCATCTATGTTGTCGGGGGTCACAATGGTGCAATGCATTTAAGTAGTGTAGAGAAATATGACCCTCATAGAGACACATGGACTGCTGTCATGCCTATGGAAATGGCTCGAACAG GTCTTGGAGTTGCTACAATGGATGGTATGCTATATGCTGCAGGTGGTCATTCTGGTGCTACGTATTTAGATAGAGTGGAATGTTACAATCCGTATGAAGACAAATGGACAGTGATCAAGTCCATGCTGAACAGCAGATGCAATTTTGCTTTTGCTGGGCTATGA